ATACCTATGTAAATTAATTTTGGGATCAAaagaataaaaagtaaaaactattAGGGTGGTAAAATGATTTTCCACAAACACACAGCAGGTTAGGTAGAGTAAACCATGATCGCACCAGCTCGCTAGCTCACCTGTGTTACATATATCATTATGCTCTCTGTTTTTCTCACAACTCAAGATTCAATCCTCTGAAACATTTCAACTCttataaaaactttttgaaacaaaagggCAATTCATCATCATTATAACTCTTAAGGCTAATAGAAGAACATGATAAACCTTCTCTGAAGGACAGCACCGGCAGAATGTTACTGACTTgggtttttttcttctcatttctTCAGGGCTCTTTTACATGAAATCATCTTCGAGTTCTTGAAGAGACTTGTTGCTTGAAGCAATGTCTTTGTTGGATGTCATTTTATCAGTTACCATTAATCCCTTGTAACTCCTCATGTCTGCTTGCCTCTCCTTCTCCAGCCTCTCTATATCTTCACGTTTCTTCTGCAATACCACATAAACAACGAGGATTTGAGTCAAATTTCTGATCAATTGACTTTCGACAGATTAAGAAGATGACAAGGACCAAAACAGAAACTGACCTTCTCCCTCAGGTGTTGTTTCCTCTCAGCTCTTTCAGCAGCATTCACTGCTTCCCTCTCAGCTTCATTATGAAACAAACcatacaatttaatatattttaaagttacaCAAGCTGAAAAAGCTATAGCCACATAAACGACACTTCATATGCAAGAAAGTTGAACGAACAAGAAGGATGTATGCATGATCCCTATCTACTGGAATTTACTTAAGAAAGAGCCCACAAATCGAAGACTTACCTCTCAGATCAGGGGTTTTCTCaacttttgttttgttcagCCTGTTAATTATGTCATTGACTCGCTTCTCCACTCGGATAGTCCGGACCTTACAGAAACACAAATATCATTCCTTTGCAACCATTCTTAAGCAGGTTTCTTGTAtgcacaacaaaaaaaattcggGAGAGATGAAGAAGCTTACCATCTTTGAATTGTGGAAGCCAACTTGACCAACATCCATGGAGGCGGTCTTCTTCAAGTTGGACCAAGGAGTGTAAACAACATCGACGTTGTTCACCTTGTTGCCTGACACATAATCCCAGACACACACCAGTGGGTAAGAAAACAGTATATAGCCTATAAGTGCCCTCCTTCTAAACGAAGAGAAATGGGAACAACAAACTGATACTCCACGACTTATGGTTATGTAAATGTCAAGTTCACGACAAGTAGAAAA
This genomic stretch from Brassica napus cultivar Da-Ae chromosome C9, Da-Ae, whole genome shotgun sequence harbors:
- the LOC106424601 gene encoding coiled-coil domain-containing protein 25, producing MVFYFKARPDAGDYTIFMGLDKFENEELIKYGFPEDVWFHVDKMSSAHVYLRLHKGQGFDDISEGVLEDCAQLVKANSIQGNKVNNVDVVYTPWSNLKKTASMDVGQVGFHNSKMVRTIRVEKRVNDIINRLNKTKVEKTPDLRAEREAVNAAERAERKQHLREKKKREDIERLEKERQADMRSYKGLMVTDKMTSNKDIASSNKSLQELEDDFM